Proteins from a single region of Shinella zoogloeoides:
- a CDS encoding DUF1028 domain-containing protein — protein MTFSVSGRCPDTGMFGVAVSSSSPSVAARCAHVRAGVGAVSTQNVTDPRLGPKGLDLMAAGLSAEAALERLITEAPHIEYRQLALVDAEGRTASYSGAKTLGTHATARGNNVVAAGNMLTSTAIPQKMVEAFEAAAGQHLGDRLIAAMRAALAAGGEEGPVHSMGLVMVDKVSWNVADLRVDWTDGDPVEECAALWERWRGEMDAYVTRALNPSGAPSYGVPGDL, from the coding sequence ATGACCTTTTCCGTCTCCGGCCGCTGCCCCGACACCGGCATGTTCGGCGTCGCCGTCTCCTCCTCCTCGCCGAGCGTTGCGGCGCGCTGCGCCCATGTCCGCGCCGGCGTCGGCGCGGTCTCGACGCAGAACGTCACCGATCCCCGCCTCGGCCCGAAGGGGCTGGACCTGATGGCCGCCGGCCTTTCGGCGGAAGCGGCGCTGGAACGGCTCATCACTGAAGCCCCGCATATCGAATACCGCCAGCTCGCCCTCGTCGATGCCGAAGGCCGCACCGCAAGTTATTCGGGCGCAAAGACCCTCGGCACCCATGCGACGGCGCGCGGCAACAATGTCGTCGCCGCCGGCAACATGCTGACGAGCACCGCAATCCCGCAGAAGATGGTGGAGGCCTTCGAGGCCGCCGCCGGACAGCATCTCGGCGACCGCCTGATCGCCGCCATGCGCGCGGCGCTTGCGGCAGGCGGCGAGGAAGGGCCGGTCCATTCCATGGGCCTCGTCATGGTCGACAAGGTTTCCTGGAACGTCGCGGACCTGCGCGTCGACTGGACCGACGGCGACCCGGTCGAGGAATGCGCCGCCCTGTGGGAGCGCTGGCGCGGCGAGATGGACGCCTATGTCACCCGCGCGCTCAATCCCTCGGGCGCGCCGAGCTACGGCGTGCCGGGCGACCTCTGA
- a CDS encoding ABC transporter ATP-binding protein, which translates to MTLTLKSLSFGYRGREIGHGVELSLASGEVLALLGPNGAGKTTLFKTMLGLLPVQAGEVLLDGKPLSVWSRRERALRIAYVPQAHATPFPFTVRDVVLMGRAAHLSAFAVPGAHERAVADAALASLGIERLADIPSTEISGGERQLALIARALAQEARIVVMDEPTANLDYGNQMRLLAHIRRLAAQGLAVVLSTHNPDHALQAADRVALLKDGRLEDLGPTRETLTLEALKTLYGIDVVIGSVPGTAALVCAPRLAPP; encoded by the coding sequence ATGACACTGACGCTGAAATCGCTCTCCTTCGGCTATCGCGGCCGCGAGATCGGCCACGGTGTCGAGCTGTCGCTGGCAAGCGGGGAGGTGCTGGCCCTGCTTGGCCCGAACGGGGCCGGCAAGACGACACTGTTCAAGACCATGCTCGGCCTCCTGCCGGTGCAGGCCGGCGAAGTCCTGCTCGACGGCAAGCCGCTTTCCGTCTGGTCGCGCCGTGAGCGGGCGTTGCGCATCGCCTATGTGCCGCAGGCCCATGCCACCCCGTTTCCCTTCACCGTTCGCGATGTCGTGCTGATGGGCCGGGCGGCGCATCTTTCCGCCTTCGCAGTGCCCGGTGCGCACGAGCGGGCGGTTGCCGACGCCGCGCTCGCGAGCCTCGGCATCGAGCGGCTTGCCGATATACCTTCCACCGAGATCAGTGGCGGCGAGCGGCAACTGGCGCTGATTGCCCGGGCATTGGCGCAGGAGGCGCGCATTGTCGTCATGGACGAGCCGACGGCCAATCTCGACTATGGCAACCAGATGCGGCTGCTCGCCCATATCCGCCGGCTGGCCGCACAGGGGCTCGCCGTCGTGTTGTCCACGCACAACCCCGATCACGCCCTTCAGGCCGCCGATCGTGTGGCTCTGCTCAAGGACGGCAGGCTGGAAGACCTCGGCCCTACGCGAGAAACGCTGACGCTGGAAGCGCTGAAAACGCTGTACGGAATAGACGTCGTGATCGGCAGCGTGCCGGGCACTGCGGCACTCGTCTGCGCGCCACGGCTTGCTCCACCCTGA
- the argE gene encoding acetylornithine deacetylase has translation MIPSTPKILARLVAEPTVSRRSNLALLDYVEGLLRPAGARIERFAHPDGSRANLWATIGPAGSGGVVLSGHTDVVPVEGQAWSSDPFTLREHDGRLYGRGTADMKGFVAASLRAALLAAARPLKRPLHLAFSYDEEIGCIGVRGMIEALAARTERPALCIVGEPTEMGIATGHKGKRALRACCHGQEGHSALAPNALNALHLGAAFIQALQARQAHLADHGPRDPDYDIPYSTIHAGMMQGGTALNIVPNRCEIDFEIRNIAEDDPADILAGIAADAQSIAAPYRNRFPMACVEIEEISSYPGLATRRDAPAVRLLARLLDDEATRKVAFGTEGGLFDETLGLSTAICGPGSMEQGHKPDEFVTRAQLDRCDAMLARLVTELETAP, from the coding sequence ATGATCCCCTCGACACCCAAAATCCTCGCCCGCCTCGTCGCAGAACCCACCGTCTCGCGCCGCTCCAATCTTGCGCTGCTCGACTATGTGGAAGGGCTTCTGCGCCCGGCGGGCGCGCGCATCGAGCGGTTCGCCCATCCGGACGGCAGCCGCGCCAATCTCTGGGCGACCATCGGCCCGGCGGGTTCGGGCGGCGTGGTCCTGTCGGGCCATACGGATGTCGTGCCGGTCGAGGGACAGGCCTGGAGCAGCGATCCCTTCACGCTCCGCGAGCATGACGGCCGCCTTTACGGCCGCGGCACGGCGGATATGAAGGGTTTCGTCGCGGCCAGCCTGCGGGCGGCCCTCCTCGCCGCCGCCCGCCCGCTGAAACGCCCGCTGCATCTCGCCTTCTCCTATGACGAGGAGATCGGCTGCATCGGCGTGCGCGGCATGATCGAGGCGCTGGCGGCGCGGACGGAACGGCCGGCGCTCTGCATCGTCGGCGAACCGACGGAAATGGGCATCGCCACCGGCCACAAGGGCAAGCGCGCGCTGCGCGCCTGCTGCCACGGGCAGGAGGGCCACTCCGCCCTCGCCCCGAACGCGCTCAACGCCCTGCATCTCGGCGCGGCCTTCATCCAGGCCCTTCAGGCGCGGCAAGCGCATCTGGCCGATCACGGCCCGCGCGATCCGGATTACGACATCCCCTATTCCACCATCCATGCCGGCATGATGCAGGGTGGCACGGCGCTCAACATCGTGCCGAACCGCTGCGAGATCGATTTCGAAATCCGCAACATCGCGGAGGACGATCCCGCCGATATCCTCGCCGGCATCGCCGCCGATGCGCAAAGCATCGCCGCACCCTATCGCAACCGCTTCCCCATGGCCTGCGTCGAGATCGAGGAAATCTCCAGCTATCCCGGCCTTGCCACCCGGCGCGACGCCCCGGCCGTGCGCCTGCTCGCCCGCCTGCTGGACGACGAGGCCACGCGCAAGGTGGCCTTCGGCACGGAGGGCGGCCTTTTCGATGAAACGCTCGGCCTTTCCACCGCGATCTGCGGCCCCGGCTCCATGGAACAGGGCCACAAGCCGGACGAATTCGTCACCCGCGCGCAACTCGACCGCTGCGACGCCATGCTGGCCCGCCTCGTGACGGAACTCGAAACCGCGCCCTGA
- a CDS encoding extracellular solute-binding protein, translating into MKKYLAATALALCFATSAQAAGELNIYAWAESISPDLIAKFSKENDVKVNVDSFTSNEDLLTKLQAGSSGYDIATPSQHFLRVMIDQGIIENFGANKLKAYENIEEKWRNQWWDEKQEYSIPLAYGTAGFVVNTDQYKGPTDSFKYFFEPAEELKGKIALLSYPDEVIGAAQLYLGVPFCSEDQAEMKKVLDLLMAQKPFVAVYSSDNIASRLASGEVSVHFWWDGDSLRARKAGSPVKLAMTKEGLVGWMDSYVIPKGAPNQDNAVKFIEFMSTQENATEQMNFYSHSSPMKVIQEKVVNTRETAPELYPDVPITFSRTCSAAAQDLVTRVWTQLLQ; encoded by the coding sequence ACATCTACGCCTGGGCCGAATCCATCTCGCCCGACCTCATCGCGAAATTCTCCAAGGAGAACGACGTGAAGGTGAATGTCGACAGCTTCACCTCCAACGAGGACCTTTTGACCAAGCTGCAGGCCGGCTCCTCCGGCTACGACATCGCAACCCCCTCGCAGCACTTCCTGCGCGTAATGATCGACCAGGGCATCATCGAGAATTTCGGGGCCAACAAGCTCAAGGCCTATGAGAACATCGAGGAGAAATGGCGTAACCAATGGTGGGACGAAAAGCAGGAATACTCCATTCCGCTCGCCTATGGCACCGCCGGCTTCGTGGTGAACACGGACCAGTACAAGGGCCCGACCGACAGCTTCAAATACTTCTTCGAGCCGGCCGAAGAGCTGAAGGGCAAGATCGCCCTCCTCTCCTATCCCGACGAGGTGATCGGCGCGGCCCAGCTCTATCTCGGCGTGCCCTTCTGCTCGGAAGACCAGGCGGAGATGAAGAAGGTGCTGGACCTGCTCATGGCGCAGAAGCCGTTCGTCGCCGTCTATTCCTCCGACAATATCGCAAGCCGCCTCGCCTCCGGCGAGGTCTCGGTGCATTTCTGGTGGGATGGCGACTCGCTGCGCGCCCGCAAGGCCGGCTCGCCGGTCAAGCTCGCCATGACCAAGGAAGGCCTCGTCGGCTGGATGGACAGCTATGTCATCCCGAAGGGTGCGCCGAACCAGGATAACGCGGTGAAGTTCATCGAGTTCATGTCGACGCAGGAGAACGCCACGGAGCAGATGAATTTCTACTCCCATTCCTCGCCGATGAAGGTCATCCAGGAAAAGGTCGTCAACACGCGCGAAACGGCGCCGGAACTCTATCCGGACGTGCCGATCACCTTCTCGCGCACCTGCTCGGCCGCCGCACAGGATTTGGTGACCCGCGTCTGGACCCAGCTTCTCCAGTAA
- a CDS encoding FecCD family ABC transporter permease — MRIGTALTGRSAALIGVAGLVLLALVSMMVGKYGGGPKPLFEAVRQLVTGEGTDPLLATVLWNVRLPRVMAALIVGAGLAAAGATYQGLFRNPLVSPDLLGVSVGASLGAVLGIFLSLPLLAIQLAAFVGGLVAVLAVTGIGALVRERDPVLTLVLAGIAIQALIGAGISLIKVLADPYDQLPAITYWLLGSMTAITRFDVLSILPAVVIGLVPLVLLRWRMNVMTLGEEEAQTLGIDTLRTRIVLIAGATLVTAATVSVTGIIGWIGLVIPHIARMLVGPDFRRLLPAAMMLGAAYLLVVDMLARSIAAIEVPLGILTAVVGAPFFLWLLIAGKRGWS, encoded by the coding sequence ATGCGGATAGGCACCGCCCTGACGGGTCGGTCTGCGGCGCTGATCGGCGTCGCCGGTCTTGTACTGCTAGCGCTCGTTTCCATGATGGTCGGCAAATATGGCGGCGGGCCGAAACCGCTGTTCGAGGCGGTGCGGCAACTGGTGACGGGCGAGGGAACGGATCCGCTGCTGGCCACCGTGCTTTGGAACGTGCGCCTGCCGCGCGTCATGGCCGCCTTGATCGTTGGGGCGGGGCTTGCCGCGGCGGGAGCGACCTATCAGGGGCTGTTCCGCAATCCGCTCGTCTCGCCCGATCTGCTCGGCGTTTCCGTCGGTGCGAGCCTCGGCGCGGTGCTTGGCATCTTCCTCTCTCTGCCGCTGCTCGCCATTCAGCTCGCCGCATTCGTTGGCGGGCTTGTGGCGGTCCTGGCCGTCACCGGCATCGGCGCTCTGGTGCGCGAACGCGATCCCGTGCTCACGCTGGTGCTGGCCGGCATTGCCATCCAGGCGCTGATCGGCGCCGGCATATCGCTGATCAAGGTGCTCGCCGACCCCTATGACCAGTTGCCGGCGATCACCTACTGGCTGCTTGGCAGCATGACGGCGATCACACGCTTCGACGTTCTCTCCATCCTTCCCGCCGTCGTCATCGGTCTGGTGCCGCTCGTTCTCCTGCGCTGGCGCATGAACGTCATGACGCTGGGCGAGGAGGAGGCGCAGACGCTGGGTATCGACACATTGAGGACCCGCATCGTGCTGATTGCCGGCGCAACGCTGGTGACGGCGGCGACCGTGTCCGTTACCGGCATTATCGGCTGGATCGGTCTCGTCATCCCCCATATCGCCCGCATGCTCGTCGGGCCGGATTTCCGCCGCCTCCTGCCGGCCGCGATGATGCTCGGCGCGGCCTATCTGCTCGTCGTCGACATGCTGGCGCGCTCCATCGCTGCGATTGAAGTGCCGCTCGGTATTCTCACCGCCGTTGTCGGCGCGCCGTTCTTCCTGTGGCTGTTGATTGCTGGAAAGCGAGGGTGGTCATGA
- a CDS encoding RidA family protein, producing the protein MPVHTRIRPFNTKETYPEQKLNNDLCQAVVARGATVFVRGQIAQDLDTRESLHIGDAGAQARKAMENIKMLLEEAGSDLSHICRVVVYLIDIRYREAVYTEMGKYLQGVFPVSTGLVVSALARPEWLVEIEATAVIPDEA; encoded by the coding sequence ATGCCCGTGCACACCCGCATCCGCCCCTTCAACACGAAGGAAACCTATCCCGAGCAAAAGCTGAACAACGATCTCTGCCAGGCCGTGGTGGCGCGCGGGGCGACGGTGTTCGTGCGCGGGCAGATCGCGCAGGACCTCGACACGCGCGAGAGCCTGCATATCGGCGATGCCGGCGCACAGGCCCGCAAGGCGATGGAGAACATCAAGATGCTGCTGGAAGAGGCCGGCTCCGACCTCAGCCATATCTGCCGCGTCGTCGTCTATCTCATCGATATCCGCTATCGCGAGGCGGTCTATACCGAGATGGGCAAGTATCTGCAGGGCGTCTTCCCGGTCTCGACCGGCCTCGTCGTCTCCGCCCTCGCCCGGCCGGAATGGCTGGTCGAGATCGAGGCGACCGCCGTCATTCCCGACGAAGCCTGA
- a CDS encoding DUF2478 domain-containing protein, translating to MNIGYVCSSEERKTDAVLGVVAEEAKRDGILLAGTIQPVDPDAPHEKCNIVLGLLPDGARWNISLDLGPGATGCRLDAAALEEAVMIVHDRLPGADGLIVNKFGKQEAIGRGLVAAIIEACDRGIPVLVGVSPQWREAFLAFADGRAEELPASSTQVLGWLRQARHREDARQ from the coding sequence ATGAACATCGGTTATGTCTGCTCTAGCGAGGAGCGTAAAACGGATGCGGTTCTGGGGGTGGTCGCCGAGGAGGCGAAGCGCGACGGGATTCTTTTGGCTGGGACCATACAGCCGGTCGATCCCGATGCCCCGCATGAAAAATGCAACATCGTCCTCGGCCTGCTGCCGGACGGCGCGAGATGGAATATCAGCCTCGACCTCGGGCCGGGCGCGACCGGATGCCGGCTCGATGCGGCGGCGCTGGAAGAGGCGGTGATGATCGTCCATGACCGGTTGCCGGGGGCCGATGGCTTGATCGTCAACAAGTTCGGCAAGCAGGAGGCCATCGGCCGCGGGCTTGTCGCGGCCATCATCGAAGCCTGCGATCGCGGGATTCCGGTGCTGGTAGGCGTGTCTCCGCAATGGCGGGAGGCATTTCTCGCCTTCGCTGACGGCAGGGCAGAGGAATTGCCGGCGTCGAGCACACAGGTTCTGGGCTGGCTGCGGCAAGCCCGTCATCGCGAAGACGCGCGGCAGTGA
- a CDS encoding arsenate-mycothiol transferase ArsC, with product MKKLHGRTAYVQSAGVKNDMEIDGFAVAVCNEIGVELVRHRSRSFEQMQEWGDHLGSFDLVVALSTASQEQALALAQTAYLEVEYWPIADPVGLSEGREATLHQYRIARDQIRTRIIERFGLPSDV from the coding sequence ATGAAGAAGCTGCATGGCCGCACCGCCTACGTCCAGTCGGCCGGCGTCAAGAACGACATGGAGATCGACGGCTTCGCCGTCGCCGTCTGCAACGAGATCGGCGTCGAACTGGTACGCCACCGGTCTCGTTCGTTCGAGCAGATGCAGGAATGGGGCGATCATCTCGGAAGCTTCGATCTGGTGGTCGCCCTGTCCACGGCGAGCCAGGAGCAAGCCTTGGCGCTGGCGCAAACAGCATATCTCGAAGTGGAATACTGGCCTATCGCAGACCCTGTCGGCTTGTCGGAGGGGCGTGAGGCCACGCTCCATCAGTACAGAATCGCCCGCGATCAGATCCGAACGAGGATAATCGAACGCTTCGGGCTCCCATCGGACGTTTAA
- a CDS encoding iron ABC transporter substrate-binding protein — MPALRSLFILLAFLASALPVAARSITDAAGRVVEIPDKVERVLAAGPPASVLVYVLAPEKLVGWVREPKAEEKAFLLPAVRDLPVFGQLTGKGGTANIEAVLAAKPDVIIDAGTVNPTYASLADKVQAQTGIPYILVDGAFARSGAMLRETGAILGVEARAETLAAYADEKLAALEEGLAGIPAEKRPSVYYGRGAEGLETGLSGSINMELLEAVGARNVAAAAGKGGLTAVSLEQILSWRPDVIFAASPKFAKAVRTDPLWAGLEAVKAGRIHVAPTMPFGWIDSPPGVNRLIGVAWLEHTLYPEAFPAALDDEVKAFFKLFYQVELNSEELETLLGKGAAK; from the coding sequence ATGCCTGCCTTGCGCAGCCTATTCATCCTCTTGGCCTTCCTCGCTTCGGCTCTGCCTGTTGCGGCCCGCAGCATCACGGATGCCGCGGGCCGCGTCGTCGAAATCCCCGATAAGGTGGAGCGTGTTCTGGCGGCCGGCCCGCCGGCCTCGGTGCTCGTCTACGTGCTGGCGCCGGAAAAACTCGTTGGCTGGGTGCGTGAGCCGAAGGCGGAGGAAAAAGCCTTCCTGCTGCCTGCCGTGCGAGATCTGCCGGTCTTCGGCCAGCTCACCGGCAAGGGCGGAACGGCCAATATCGAGGCGGTTCTGGCGGCCAAGCCCGATGTCATCATCGATGCGGGCACCGTGAACCCGACCTATGCCTCGCTGGCCGACAAGGTGCAGGCGCAGACCGGCATTCCCTATATTCTCGTCGATGGCGCTTTTGCCCGCAGCGGTGCGATGCTGCGTGAGACCGGCGCGATTCTCGGCGTCGAGGCGCGGGCGGAAACGCTGGCCGCCTATGCCGATGAAAAGCTTGCCGCGCTGGAAGAAGGCCTCGCCGGCATACCCGCAGAGAAGCGCCCCTCGGTCTATTATGGCCGCGGTGCGGAAGGCCTGGAGACGGGGCTTTCCGGCTCGATCAACATGGAATTGCTCGAGGCGGTCGGTGCGCGCAACGTGGCGGCAGCGGCGGGCAAGGGCGGCCTGACCGCGGTCTCGCTCGAGCAAATCCTGTCCTGGAGGCCGGACGTCATCTTCGCTGCCTCGCCGAAGTTCGCGAAGGCCGTAAGGACCGATCCGCTCTGGGCCGGGCTGGAGGCGGTGAAGGCCGGGCGCATTCATGTCGCGCCGACCATGCCGTTCGGCTGGATCGACTCGCCGCCCGGCGTCAACCGCCTGATCGGCGTCGCCTGGTTGGAGCATACGCTCTACCCCGAAGCATTTCCGGCGGCGCTCGATGACGAGGTAAAGGCGTTCTTCAAGTTGTTCTATCAGGTCGAGCTCAATAGCGAAGAGCTGGAAACGCTGCTTGGCAAGGGAGCGGCGAAGTAG
- a CDS encoding ornithine cyclodeaminase family protein, translating to MDVENRTARHLSPRTTLVLSRSQIEGLVTMAEVVEAVEAAHADISRGAAAQPAAVAMTLPSGTGTFLAMPALADRQGLAAVKLLADIPDNTARSLPMQRSVALLISQETGAPVAIFHGQIPTRIRTAAASAVATRHLSRADSRVLGLIGAGDLAVEHVRAIQEVRPIERVVVWSRSPATVARFIERVGRDYPDLALEAATAPEEVFAKADIVCTLTPSREPHVKGAWFKSGQHINAVGAPPRPDHREIDSAGMARARVFLDSVPMAMHDSGDLLLAIAEGAITAEQASTEIGDVITGATKGRTATDEITLFNSVGLAIQDLAIGDLIVAKAREKGIGLEIDLTA from the coding sequence ATGGACGTCGAGAACAGAACCGCTCGCCACCTCTCCCCGCGCACGACCCTCGTGCTGTCCCGATCCCAGATCGAGGGACTGGTGACCATGGCCGAGGTGGTCGAGGCCGTGGAGGCCGCGCATGCCGACATATCCCGTGGCGCTGCCGCGCAGCCGGCGGCGGTCGCGATGACGCTTCCCTCCGGCACCGGAACCTTCCTGGCGATGCCGGCGCTGGCCGACCGTCAGGGCCTCGCGGCCGTCAAGCTGCTGGCCGACATTCCCGACAACACGGCGCGCAGCCTGCCGATGCAGCGCTCGGTGGCGCTTCTGATCTCGCAGGAAACCGGCGCGCCGGTGGCGATCTTCCATGGCCAGATCCCGACCCGCATCCGCACCGCCGCCGCCAGCGCCGTGGCGACCCGCCACCTGTCGCGCGCCGACAGCCGCGTGCTGGGCCTGATCGGCGCCGGCGACCTTGCCGTGGAGCATGTGCGCGCCATCCAGGAGGTCCGCCCGATCGAGCGCGTCGTGGTATGGTCGCGCTCGCCAGCCACCGTCGCCCGTTTCATCGAACGGGTCGGCCGCGATTACCCCGATCTTGCCCTGGAGGCCGCCACAGCACCGGAAGAGGTCTTCGCCAAGGCAGATATCGTCTGCACCCTCACTCCGTCCCGCGAGCCGCATGTCAAAGGCGCATGGTTCAAATCGGGCCAGCACATCAACGCCGTCGGCGCGCCGCCGCGCCCGGACCACCGCGAAATCGATTCCGCCGGCATGGCGCGCGCGCGCGTCTTCCTCGACAGCGTTCCCATGGCCATGCACGATTCGGGCGACCTGCTGCTCGCCATCGCCGAAGGAGCGATCACCGCCGAGCAGGCCTCGACGGAAATCGGCGACGTGATCACCGGCGCCACCAAGGGCCGGACCGCCACCGACGAGATCACCCTCTTCAATTCCGTGGGCCTCGCCATCCAGGATCTTGCGATCGGCGACCTGATCGTCGCCAAGGCCCGCGAGAAGGGCATCGGCCTCGAAATAGACCTTACGGCCTGA
- a CDS encoding TonB-dependent receptor produces MRSSNGWFLSRDFSPNAVENGGRRDFSDVEDWRGNIKVGITPNDTDEYVVSYTRQEGEKNAPYAINQGVIGRTPSKIFGIGTDWQRNWTWPQWDIGSLSFNSNTAIGEDSYVKVKAFYNTFDNLLSSYDDSTFTTQQEKRAFDSYYDDHAYGLSVEAGTEFESNSLKAALHYRRDSHTEWNDNRPDHPTSRLLEPRQTQVEDGLAFALENTYHITDTLDLVAGASYEKTTLKRAEEYDKNTSAVFSYPLGGSDSLNWQTAAIWRPTAVTELHASVSSRTRFPNMFERFSTRFDTALPNPDLGPERAVNFEVGGETELTDTWRGSGALFYSDVKDVIQSVGVNATTGQNQNVGDGRYYGFELTTEWDATEELTVGGNYTYLKREITDALLPNLRSTGVPEHLFFAHATWNPTEKLSVTGSLEASSSRWSDNPVKNGPYIETGGFALANLNFEYKFTEAHSASFGVRNLFDRNYELVTGFPEAGRTFYLNARATF; encoded by the coding sequence GTGCGCTCCAGCAATGGCTGGTTCCTCTCTCGTGATTTCAGCCCCAACGCCGTTGAAAATGGGGGGCGTCGCGATTTCAGCGACGTCGAGGATTGGCGCGGGAATATCAAGGTCGGCATTACGCCGAACGACACGGATGAATATGTCGTCAGCTATACGCGGCAGGAGGGGGAGAAGAATGCGCCTTACGCGATCAACCAAGGCGTGATCGGCCGCACGCCTTCCAAGATCTTCGGCATTGGAACGGACTGGCAGCGCAACTGGACCTGGCCGCAATGGGATATCGGATCGCTCTCGTTCAACTCCAATACGGCGATTGGCGAAGACTCCTATGTGAAGGTGAAGGCGTTCTACAACACGTTTGACAACCTCCTGTCGTCCTACGACGACAGCACGTTCACGACGCAGCAGGAGAAGCGGGCCTTCGACAGCTACTACGATGACCATGCCTACGGCCTAAGCGTCGAAGCCGGGACGGAATTCGAGAGCAACAGCCTGAAGGCTGCTCTCCATTATCGCCGGGATAGCCATACGGAATGGAACGACAATCGACCGGATCACCCGACCAGTCGCCTGCTTGAACCGAGGCAGACCCAGGTTGAAGACGGCCTGGCTTTCGCGCTGGAGAATACGTACCACATCACCGACACGCTCGATCTCGTTGCTGGCGCCAGCTATGAGAAAACGACGCTGAAACGCGCCGAGGAATACGACAAGAACACCAGTGCGGTCTTCTCCTATCCGCTTGGCGGCAGCGATTCCTTAAATTGGCAGACGGCCGCCATATGGCGCCCGACCGCCGTGACCGAGCTTCATGCCAGCGTTTCCTCGCGCACGCGCTTTCCCAACATGTTCGAGCGGTTCAGCACGCGCTTCGACACGGCGCTGCCCAATCCCGATCTCGGCCCCGAGCGTGCGGTCAATTTCGAAGTCGGCGGCGAGACCGAGCTGACGGACACGTGGCGCGGCTCCGGCGCCCTATTCTACAGCGACGTCAAGGATGTCATCCAGTCGGTCGGCGTCAATGCCACCACGGGGCAGAACCAGAATGTCGGCGACGGGCGATATTATGGCTTCGAACTGACCACCGAGTGGGATGCCACGGAAGAGCTGACGGTTGGTGGTAACTACACGTATCTCAAGCGAGAGATCACTGATGCGCTTCTCCCGAACCTGCGCTCGACCGGCGTGCCGGAGCATCTATTTTTTGCCCATGCTACCTGGAATCCGACGGAAAAGCTGTCGGTGACCGGGAGCCTGGAGGCATCGTCCTCCCGCTGGTCGGACAACCCGGTGAAGAACGGTCCATATATCGAGACCGGCGGTTTCGCTCTCGCGAACCTGAATTTCGAGTACAAGTTCACGGAGGCCCATTCCGCCAGCTTCGGCGTCCGCAACCTGTTCGACAGGAACTACGAGCTTGTCACCGGGTTCCCGGAGGCCGGACGCACGTTTTACCTGAATGCACGCGCCACGTTCTGA